The following is a genomic window from Saprospiraceae bacterium.
GTACAAAATTATTCGATTTTGGCGTCACATGTCTTGGTTCCACCTGCTATCGAAGCGGTGATGGATGATGAAGGCGCGAAGATTGATGGATTTTTGGCAGCTGGTCACGTTTGTACCATTATGGGTATTCATGAGTATTATCCATTGGTTGAAAAGTACCATGTACCTATTGTGGTCACTGGATTTGAGCCCGTAGATATCGTTCAAGGCTTATTGATGACCATAAAACAACTAGAAAAAGGGGAAGCCAAACTCGAAAATCAATATTCCAGAGTAGTAGATTCTGATGGAAATCCTGAAGCGATAAAAATAATAGAAAAAGTATTTTATACTACAGATAGAGAATGGAGAGGTATAGGTAATATACATATGAGCGGTTATCAAGTCAGACCTGAATATGCGCTTTATGATGCCAACAAAAAATTTGATATTAATATCGAAAAAGTAGATGAAAACAAAGATTGTATAGCTGGTCTCGTTCTGAAAGGAATCAAAAAACCTTATGAATGTCCGCAATTTGGCAAAGGATGTTCGCCACAGATGCCACTTGGTGCACCGATGGTCAGTAGTGAAGGAGCATGTGCAGCATATTATCATTTTTCTAATGCTATGGAATCTATTTCCTAATAGAAAACTTCATCTGTGCTTAAAAATTAAAATCCATAATGAACCCAAAAACAAACATACTATCTGCTTCATGTCCTATGCCTAAAATGGATTTTGATATCATTACCTTGGGTCATGGCAGTGGTGGATTATTGACCAATAAATTGTTGGAATCAGGCGTTTTTAATCTATTCAGCAATGAGTACCTGAATCAAAAACATGACGGCGCCACACTTTCATTAAATGGTCAGGTAGCATTCAGCACGGATAGTTATGTCATATCTCCCATCTTTTTTCCAGGTGGAAATATAGGAGAGCTTGCGGTAAATGGTACTGTAAATGACTTAGCCATGTGCGGTGCAAAAGCCAAATATTTATCACTTTCTTTTATCATAGAAGAAGGCTTGAGAATGGACGAATTTTGGGAAATACTCCTATCCATAAAAGCAGCTGCTGAAAAAGCACAGGTATTGATCGTCACAGGTGATACCAAAGTCGTAGAACGTGGCAAAGGCGATAAAATATTTATCAATACTTCGGGTATAGGCATCATACATCCTGAGGCAAATATATCTATCAGTAACGTAAGAGTCGGAGATAAAATCAT
Proteins encoded in this region:
- the hypD gene encoding hydrogenase formation protein HypD, whose product is MKFMSEYRDPQLVEKYLAEIHKSTTRPWSIMEVCGGQTHSLVKNGIINLLPEKINMVHGPGCPVCVTPLHLIDKAVHLAMEKNVILCSYGDMLRVPGSKYSLLEAKARGADVRILYSPLEAVNLAKENPNREVVFFAVGFETTAPANALSVLHAERAQVQNYSILASHVLVPPAIEAVMDDEGAKIDGFLAAGHVCTIMGIHEYYPLVEKYHVPIVVTGFEPVDIVQGLLMTIKQLEKGEAKLENQYSRVVDSDGNPEAIKIIEKVFYTTDREWRGIGNIHMSGYQVRPEYALYDANKKFDINIEKVDENKDCIAGLVLKGIKKPYECPQFGKGCSPQMPLGAPMVSSEGACAAYYHFSNAMESIS
- the hypE gene encoding hydrogenase expression/formation protein HypE, with product MPKMDFDIITLGHGSGGLLTNKLLESGVFNLFSNEYLNQKHDGATLSLNGQVAFSTDSYVISPIFFPGGNIGELAVNGTVNDLAMCGAKAKYLSLSFIIEEGLRMDEFWEILLSIKAAAEKAQVLIVTGDTKVVERGKGDKIFINTSGIGIIHPEANISISNVRVGDKIIVSGQIATHGIAIMSVREGLDFETSIESDTCHFNYVVPRILNKYGNDIHLFRDPTRGGVATVLNEIARDSNLGIDIDQKYIKVSDDVAGACELLGLDPLYVANEGVFIAVVNESKAADILAEIQTWENGQDAFIIGEVVETHPRQVIINSNIGGKRVVNMLLGEQLPRIC